CACTGGAAATGTTAGTGGATAAGCAATGGCTGCCGTTCAATGCAGCGCCTTAGATTGCGTACACAAACGCACTTCACTCATTGCTATCTCACTCACACACTAACTCCGCCGCCGCAACCATTGCGCCAACTCCTTTTCGTCGAGCATTTGTTGCGCGGCGCGGATGATCATGTCGCCCACTTCTACAGCTGATCCCAAATCAGTTTTTATCTCGTTGATCTGTAAACAAATTCGCATGGCGGCATAAGCGGTGCGTTTATTGGCATCATTAAAAGTATGACCAACTGCGATATAAGTGGCGTAGCAAGCAGCTAGTTCATACACATCTTCGATCATGCCGTAATGGATACGGTTTTCGACTCGCGCAATCACTGCATCAAGCGATTTATCACCTGCCATGCCTTGCAATTCGTTCGGCTGAATCACAGCATCATGAATTTGCACCACATCCTGTGCACTCAAGAATTTCATCGTCCCTACTCCTTATTTGTCTCTCAAATAATTCAATACCGGCTGCATTTCTTTCTGTGTTTCAGCCAAAGCACGCATGATATCTTCCTGTTGTGCAGGCTCGAACGACAGCTCATCCACCGCCGCCACCGGCACGAAGTAACCCACCACTTTATTGCGGTTGAGTACGGCCACAGGCGAGGAGCCGGCTTCTTCCAGCACTTTGGCGGGGTCGCGCAGCTCGGTGAGAGAGACGGTTTTGTGGGTCAGTAAATGTTCCATACGGCACTCCTTTGTATACAGTTAAATAGCCATTTCAATATACACCTAAATCGCAATTGAGATCAGCCTATACCGCGTGTAATCAGCAGTAGACAGCTTTGCACCAAATCCCTACCCTAATCGCCACTTTGGCCGCAGCACCGTGCGCCACCACCCAATTTTTCGGTATTTTTTCGTTTTTCTTTTCACCTTTTCATTAACCCTAGGAGACTACGCATGGCCAATCCACATGCCGCAAAACAGTACGACGATGATGTACTGCGCGACGGCTTTGAACTCGGCTTTACCTACACCCGCTCAACCGGCCCCATCATCGGGGCGTTTCTCACCGGTTTGCGCGACGGCAAGCTGCTCGGCATCAAGGGCAGCGGCGGCAAAGTGATCTGCCCACCGACGGAATACGACCCACAGACCTCGGAAGAATTGAGCGAGTTGGTCGATCTGCCCACCACCGGTACCGTGACCACTTGGAGCTGGATCAACCAGCCACATCCAAAACACCTTTTGACGCAAGCCTTCGCTTGGGCGTTGATCAAAATTGACGGCGCGGACACGGCGATGCTGCACAAAGTGGACGCAGGCAGTGAAAGCAATATGAAAACTGGCATGAAAGTGAAAGTGCGTTGGGCTGCAGAAAGACGCGGCTTTATCACTGACATCGAATGCTTTGAGCCGGTTTGAGGAGAATCGTTATGAGTGATCAAAAACCTGTAGAAGTTAAACCCGTCGAAATCATGGAATCACCGGTCTACATGCAATACAGCTTTGCGGCTGGCCGTGCGACTTCGCGTTTTCTGAAATCCATCAAAGAAGGCAAATTGGTAGGACAGCGTTCTTCTGTAACTGGCAAAGTGATCGTGCCGCCACGCGGCTCTGACGCTGAATCTGGCACGCCAACTACCGAAGAAGTTTCTGTGCCTGATACCGCCACCGTGGTGACTTTTACCATCGTGCATTTGCCCATCCCTGGCTCGAAAGTGCAGCCGCCGTTCATCGTTGCTAACTTGGTACTCGACGATACCGATCAAACTTTTATTCATTTGATCTCCGGTTGCAAAAACGAAGATGTGCAAATTGGCACACGCGTAAAAGCGGTGTGGCGTGATCAGAGCGAATGGGGTTACAGCTTCAACAACATCGAATATTTTCAACCGATTGAAGGTGAAGCACCAATCAACATTCAAGACTTGAAGGCAAAACGCCTCAAAGCCGTGGAGGCACACAAAAATGCGTGAAGTAGCGATTATTGCCTATCACCAAACACCAATGGTGCGTGATGCAGGCGCAAAAAATGATGTAGAGCTGGTGATGGAAGCCGTACACGGCGTAAAAAATCAGTTGAAAATTACCAATGCCGATATCGACTTCGTTTGTTCCGGCAGCTGCGACTATTTAGGTGGCGCTGCGTTTGCATTCGTTGGCGCATTGGATGCTATTGGTGCTGTACCGCCAATGTCTGAATCGCATGTGGAAATGGATGCAGCATGGGCGCTGTACGAAGCGTGGTTGAAAATTCAAACCGGTCACTTCAACACCGCCTTGATTTACGGTTTTGGTAAAAAGTTCGCACGGGCCGATGCATGAAGTGCTCGCGTTGCAACTCGATCCTTACTATTTGCAACCGCTGTGGCCTGATCAAATCAGCCTCGCCGGTTTGCAAGCACGCGCGATGATGGATGCTGGCAAGTTGACGGAAAAACAAATGGCCGAAGTGGTAGTAAAAAGCCGCAAAAATGCCAAAGCCAATCCCAACGCACAGCTAAAAGGTGATTACAGCGTAGAACAATTATTGGCCGAGCCGATGTTGTCTTCGCCGTTGCGCAAACACGATTGCCCGCCGATTACAGACGGCGCTTCGTGCTTGTTTATCGCCACCAAAGAAATCGCTGAAAAAATGTTGGCTGGCACAGGCAAACGCCCTGCGTACATCACCGGCATTGATCACCGCATTGAATCGCATCAATTCGGCACGCGCGATCTCACGCAATCTTCTTCCACGCGCATTGCCGGTGAACACGCTGGCGTGAAAAAAGGCAAAGTGGATATCGCAGAATTGCACACACCGTTCAGCCACCAAGAACTGCTGGTCAAAGAAGCGCTCGGCCTCGATGACAGCACCGTGATCAACCCGTCAGGCGGCCCACTCGCTGGCAACATTTTTATGTCAGCCGGTTTGGATCGCATCGGCGCGGTTGCTACACGCATCATGAATGGCGAAGCGAATCGCGGCGTTGCACACGCAACATCCGGCGCTTGCTTACAACAAAACTTGGTTGCAGTTCTGGAGGGTAAATAAGATGGGTAATCCTTGTGCCATCGTAGGTATCGGCCAGACCGAACGCTACAAAGCAAAAATCAAAAAATCCATGGCCGGTCTTGTGCGTGAAGCTGCACAAAATGCACTGAACGATGCGGGCTGCACTTGGGCTGATATCGACGCCGTTATCATCGGCAAAGCGCCAGATTTTTTCGAAGGTGTGGTGATGCCGGAGTTGTACTTGGCTGACGCTTTGGGTTGCGTAGGCAAACCGATGCTGCGCGTACACACGGCCGGTTCCGTGGGTGGTTCCACCGCGATTGTTGCCGCTTCTTATATTCAAAGCGGTATGTTCAAACGCGTGTTAACGCTCGCGTATGAAAAACAATCCGAATCGAATGCGATGTGGGCCTTGTCATCACAACAACCGTTCTCG
The DNA window shown above is from Cellvibrionales bacterium and carries:
- a CDS encoding type II toxin-antitoxin system death-on-curing family toxin; this encodes MKFLSAQDVVQIHDAVIQPNELQGMAGDKSLDAVIARVENRIHYGMIEDVYELAACYATYIAVGHTFNDANKRTAYAAMRICLQINEIKTDLGSAVEVGDMIIRAAQQMLDEKELAQWLRRRS
- a CDS encoding prevent-host-death family protein; amino-acid sequence: MEHLLTHKTVSLTELRDPAKVLEEAGSSPVAVLNRNKVVGYFVPVAAVDELSFEPAQQEDIMRALAETQKEMQPVLNYLRDK
- a CDS encoding OB-fold domain-containing protein — encoded protein: MANPHAAKQYDDDVLRDGFELGFTYTRSTGPIIGAFLTGLRDGKLLGIKGSGGKVICPPTEYDPQTSEELSELVDLPTTGTVTTWSWINQPHPKHLLTQAFAWALIKIDGADTAMLHKVDAGSESNMKTGMKVKVRWAAERRGFITDIECFEPV
- a CDS encoding Zn-ribbon domain-containing OB-fold protein, giving the protein MSDQKPVEVKPVEIMESPVYMQYSFAAGRATSRFLKSIKEGKLVGQRSSVTGKVIVPPRGSDAESGTPTTEEVSVPDTATVVTFTIVHLPIPGSKVQPPFIVANLVLDDTDQTFIHLISGCKNEDVQIGTRVKAVWRDQSEWGYSFNNIEYFQPIEGEAPINIQDLKAKRLKAVEAHKNA